CTGGATTCTGTCGTGCTTTTTGCCTGTTCCGAGATAGCGGTAGGTATTGAGGGCAGTGCTGGGAAGGCTTCCTTCATTCTCTGCTCCGCAACTACCTTGGCTTCTTCAAGTATCTTCCTTGCGTCTGGTGTCGCGTACATGCTCACGCCGCCAACACCTATCATCTCGCCAGCCTCCATTACGGTTTCCTGCAGGATGTCTTGTATCTCACCTAGCTCTATACCTATCTCAGGCAACGTGTTCTTTATCGCTTCTCTCACGTCTTTAACTACTCCTACTACGGGACCTAAGTAAGCAGCTATCTCACCGATCTCCCTTATTGACTCGATCCTCAAGCCTATCTGTTCTAGAGCAACCTGAACTAGGAAGAGGCTCTTAGCGACTTTCCTTAGTTCAGCTACTTCGTTGGCATACATCACTGCTCTAGTCTGGTCTTTAGATATTAAGGCGTCAACAACTTTCTCAAAGAGCTCCTTATCTCTAGCTTTAAGCCTGTCTAAGTAGACCTCAAGCCTCCTAGTCATGGAGTTTAGCTTGTAGTGAGCCATAGCAAGCCTGTACCTCAACGGCTTCTCCTTAACGAACAGCTCCTTAATATGGTCGCCCACACTCTTATCCTTCCCCTTCCAGGACTTCTCAAACTCCTTGAAGTTCGAACCCAAGTATACTTCACCAAAGAACGTCTTAAGACTAAGAAATACTTTTAAAGTATCAGGCTCTTTTCATACTCAGAGACCTGTAGAGATGAAGGTGTATGGGGTCTAATCACTTCCTGAAAGAATACCTTGACTGGACTCAATTAATTGAAGAAGTTGAAAGGGTAGAGCCTCTCAATACCGTGTCTTTGAGTGAAGGCATTAAGGGCCTCCTCATAGTAGGGATGGGAGGTTCCGGAATAGTTGGAGACGTAATATATTCACTCTCTTCTGAGATTCTTGAAATACCTGTAACGCTAGTCAAGGACTATCAGGTTCCTAAGTGGGTTGGTAAGAATTGGCTAGCAGTAGCTGTGAGTTACTCGGGTGATACTGTCGAGACTCTCACGTGCCTCAACGAAGTTATTCGTAGGGGGGCTCAAGCAGCTGTAGTAGCTTCAGGCGGCGAGATGATTAAGCTCGCTAAAGAAAAGAAGCTCCCATACATCGTAGTGCCTTCTGGCAGGACACCGAGGTCTTCGTTCCCGGCACTCCTGCTAGCAACTGCCAAGTTACTCAAGAGTCTCGGAATAGATTTAGGCGTGCCGCGAGGAAAGCAACTAACAGAATTTCTTAGGCGTGAGGACACATCAAGACTAGGTTATGAGTTAGCTGAGAAGTTACTAGATAAGATTCCAGTATTTGCGAGTTCGGTTAAGTACTATCCCCTAGCTTTGAGAGCTAAGGACGAGTTTAATGAAAACGCTAAAGTACCTGCTAAGGTCGAGACTTACCCCGAGG
The window above is part of the Zestosphaera sp. genome. Proteins encoded here:
- a CDS encoding bifunctional phosphoglucose/phosphomannose isomerase, which gives rise to MGSNHFLKEYLDWTQLIEEVERVEPLNTVSLSEGIKGLLIVGMGGSGIVGDVIYSLSSEILEIPVTLVKDYQVPKWVGKNWLAVAVSYSGDTVETLTCLNEVIRRGAQAAVVASGGEMIKLAKEKKLPYIVVPSGRTPRSSFPALLLATAKLLKSLGIDLGVPRGKQLTEFLRREDTSRLGYELAEKLLDKIPVFASSVKYYPLALRAKDEFNENAKVPAKVETYPEGFHNDIVGWEAWFGSFSVVLFKESNNIILEFLRETLLSAGLEVITYELSNAYVEEIIKWSQVVGIASVAVAMKRGLNPKETKHIREYKEFIKQNISVTLLNYQKDEQV
- a CDS encoding Snf7 family protein, which encodes MGSNFKEFEKSWKGKDKSVGDHIKELFVKEKPLRYRLAMAHYKLNSMTRRLEVYLDRLKARDKELFEKVVDALISKDQTRAVMYANEVAELRKVAKSLFLVQVALEQIGLRIESIREIGEIAAYLGPVVGVVKDVREAIKNTLPEIGIELGEIQDILQETVMEAGEMIGVGGVSMYATPDARKILEEAKVVAEQRMKEAFPALPSIPTAISEQAKSTTESS